The following DNA comes from bacterium.
TGCCATTGCCGTTATCACTCTCATCGTGCTCGGCCGAATCCTGCGCGGGGACAGTAAGAACCGACGGCGCCGCAGGCACCGTATCGAGCGTCACACCCATGCCGTTTTGCAGTTGATTGACCATGGCATAGATGAGATCGGCCGAGTCCTTGGGGTCGCTGGCGAAGAGGACAGGCACACGGTTGTGAACCGCGACAAAGGCGAGCGCGCCGCGGAGAGCGGCGGTGGAGACGGTGCGTTCGCCGTTTTCGACACCCTCCACGATCAGGACGGGTTCGCTGACGGCGCGCTTCAATTCAGTGATGCGGCGAAAGATGGTCTTGTCGGCGATCCACCGGGTGAATTCGGCGCGAGAGAGATGCTGGATGACGCAGGCGCCGCTGACGGCGTAGGTCCCCGCCGGCAGATTGGCGGGCGTGACCTGAACGCCGCGCTCGCTGAGTTGCTGCGCCACCGGCGATGCGGCCGAGAGGGTCTCGGCCATTATGGAGAGCTGTCTCACGACATACCTCGAACTCTGGCGGATGTGCCCGGAAGACCGTTGAGGAACGGCCTACCTTTACAACGCACGGGACCGCCCAGGGGTTTCCGCTCGTCTTGGCTTTTTTGCTCTCTGCCCGAGCGGCGCCGACCATCGACGCGCCGCGCGGGAGAAAAATCGGGTCACTCAAGCGGTTTGCGCAGGCACCCCCCGGAGCCGGCGCGGCATGTACCTACACCAAAGACAGCGTTCAATGCGCGTACCGTCGATCCTCTTCCTCGTGTTGCATGCGCAATATAATGAATGCGGCGCGAAAATCAAGGGGCATTCTGCCGATCCGCGTCACGTCTTGCGTTCCTTTTTCCGGGCGGCCGGGAAGAGCACATTGTTGAGAATCAGCCGGTAGCCGCCCGAGTTCTTGTGCAGCGCCAGCTCGGTCGGCGGGTCATAAATCAGGTGTTGATAGTCTTCCGGATCATGTCCACCCAGAAAGGTAAAGGTTCCCTTGTCGAGGTTGCCGTGCAGGTAGCGGATCTCGTTTTGTCCTTCCGCTTCGCCCAACAGAGTGACATACTTTTTCACCAGACTCTTTCGGAAGGCGGTCGTTTGTCCCATGAATCCACTGACGGCATCCTGGTGGCATTGCACCAGCATCGTCGGCACGGGGTCGAGCTTGGCGGAGAACTCAAACAGGGTGAAGATGTCCCCCTCCGGGCCCAGACGCGAGGCGATCCGGTCGGGGGAGGTGTCGATGTCGGAGTGCGAGTACTCGAAGGCATCAAGCGACACGGTGAAGTCGGTGAACGCCATGCAGCGTGAATAGTCCAGCCGCTGCTGACAGTCGGGATCCGGCGGGTCGCCGTCGAATTGCTCCGGCACGATGTCGGTTTCGGCGGCCGCCAGGGCGATGTCGAGGGTCTCCGGCGCCGAGCACATGGCAAAGAGAAATCCGCCGCGGGAGACATAGTCCTTGATGGCCAGCGCCACCGCCTTCTTGCAGTCGGAGACCCGGCGGAACCCCAGCCGCTGGGCGGTCTCTTCGCATAGCTGGACGTCCTGACGGTACCACAGTTCGTTGCGATAGGAGCCAAAGAACTTGCCATACTGGCCCGTGAAGTCCTCGTGGTGCAGATGCAGCCAGTCGTAGTGGTCCAGATCGCCGCGCAAGACCTCTTCATCCCAGAGCTTGTCGTAGTCGATCTGGGCGTAGTTGAGCACGAGCGTCACCGCATCATCCCAGGGATCGTTGGTAGGCGGGACATAGATGGCGATCCGCGGCGCCTTCTCGAGGATGACCGATTCCATGTTCTCCTGCTCGATGGTGGCGCGGATGTCGGCTTCCTGGCCGGCATCGATCAGTTGGTAGGTCACGCCGCGCACGTCGCAGGTGTCGAGGATTTCACGGTAGACATTGGCCAGAAACGAGCCGCCGCGGTAGTTGAGCAGCCACTCGACCTTGATCCCGCGGGTCAGGCAATGGAAGGCCACACCGTAGGCCTTGAGGTGGTTGGCCTGGCTGTTGTCCATCGGGATCAACAGCATCTGCGCCGACGCCGACGAGGCGGCGCCCAGCCCGGCAAGGAGCAGGAATAAGACTGGCAGGATCCACCGCACGGGGTGGACTGATCGGCGATGGGCCCGTCGCATCCGGTCTACAGCGCGATTGTCACGCGTCAGTGGTCTTATACGCATAGGTTCGGCAAAAGATGGGCTCGGCTGAGAGGAAACTTTCAGTCATTAAAAAGTGACCGTCAACGCCAGCCGCCAGCCATCGTTGGACTGTCGGTCGCCCCAGAAGTCATCCCCGGCGTCCCGTGTCTCTTCCAGGGTGAGCAGGTACCGGTCGGCATAAGCATCAAACATCGAAACGAAGACGGTGATCCCGGTCAGCCAGTAAAAATAGTTGCGGCGGTCGCTGGCGTGAGTGAAATCGGCCAGGTTGTCGGCATCGCGGGCGCGTTGGCGCCAGATCAGGGCCTTAGTGATCCAATAGCTTTCGATGGCAAAGTAGACCGCCGCCTTCTGCTTTTTGCCGTTGGACCACTGCCCCCAGCCGGGAAAGGCGACCGAGCGGAGCAATGCGCCGGTCGGCGAGGCAAAGAATCCCTGACGCTTGAGACGGCGACGGACCGCCGTGACGGTGGCGGTGTCAACGGCCTGATCACCGCCCAGCCGGAACTGCTCGCCGCCCGGATCGACGGGGCGGTGCAGGGTATCAACGACTGGCGGCGGCGAATCGCTGACCGGAGCGATGGCCTCCTGTGCCAGACCTTCCACTGGCAGCATGGCCAGGGTCATCCCAAGGGCACACCCAATGCAAATCCGTCGCGCCGTTGGCATAGGGGCAATCTCCGAGTTAACGGGCCAACTGTCCACGGGATAGTGAGTCTGGCCCCGGCTTAGCATTGTACCCGGTCGGGAGGGCGGCGTATATTGGCCTGATGTCAGGAATTACTCCCAGTCCGGAATTGGTGGACCGCTTGCGCCGGGCGCGATTGGTCACGGTCGTGACCGGCGCCGGAGCATCGGCCGAAAGCGGCATCCCGACGTTTCGCGGTCCCGGAGGCCTGTGGCGGGAGTTTCGAGCCGAGGATCTGGCCACCGCCGAAGCATTCGAGCGCAACCCCAAGCTGGTGTGGGAGTGGTATATGTGGCGGCGCGAGATTGTCGATCGGGCCTCTCCCAATCCTGGCCATTACGCGTTGGCGGCACTGGAGGCGGCCAGCGACGATTTCACCGTGGTGACCCAGAATGTCGATGGTCTGCACGCCCGGGCCGGAACCCAGAACTTAATCGAGATACACGGCAACATCATGCGCAGCCGCTGTCATGCCTGTGGCGCGCCGGCCGGGAACGCCGGCCTCGACGCCGACGGACAATTGCCGATGTGCGGCTGCGGCGGATTGGTGCGTCCGGCGGTGGTCTGGTTTGGGGAACTTCTTCCACCAGGGGCACTACAACGGGCAGGGCAGACGGCGAGACGCGCGGAAATCTTTTTGTCCGTGGGCACCTCATCCGCCGTCTTCCCGGCTGCCGGACTGGCCGATATCGCACAACAGGCAGGAGCGTATCTGGTGGAGATCAATCCGGAAGCCACGGAGCGGTCCGACGGATTCGACGAAGTCCTCCGCGGCCCTTCGGGAGTAATCCTGCCCTTGATCTGCCGGGCGTTGGGCCTGAACATTGCACCCCCGTGCCCGGTTACGCATTGATGACGCCGATGTCCATTGCCGCCAACCGCCGCTTGATTCTGCGCCTGCTCCTGGTCGTCTGGACAGCGGGCAGCACGCTGGGGCTGTCGGGGTGTGTGTACTGGAACACGATGTACAACGCCAAGAAGCTGTTCAAGAACGCGGAGAAGCAGAACAACCCCCAATTCGGCGGCACCAAGATGACCGCCAACCGCCGCCTCTACGAAGACGCGATCGCCAAGGCGGCGAAGGTGGTGCAGAAACATCCGAAGAGCAAGTACCACGACGATGCCCTCTTCCTCATCGGTGTCTCCTACTTCCGCATCGAGAACATTTCCAAGTCCGAAAGCGCCTTCCGCGAACTGCTGGCGGTGCATCCGAAATCGGAATTTGTCGAGGAGTCGCAGCTGTATCTGGCGCGTTGCCGGATGCAGTTGGGCGACGAGCAAGCGGCCTACCGGACCTTCACGGAGCTGGCATCCAACGCCCGCAAGCCGGAGTGGCGCGCCGAGGCCACCTTCCAGCGGGGGATGTACCTGTCGCAGATCAACTCACATGACTCAGCGGTGGCGGCGTTTCAGTTGATTCTGGATCAGTACCCCCGGTCGGCGCGTGCCAACGAGGCGCGCCTGCTGTCGGCGGCCGAACTGCGCCGGCTGAAGCGACCGCAGGACGCGATGGCCCTCTATGAGCCACTGACCCGCGACGAGGAGATCGCAGTGCGATACCCGGCCCTGATCGGCTTTGGCGAGGCGTGCTACGAGGCCGGGTTGGTCGATTCGGGGATCGCGATCTTCTCCGCCATGGCCGAGGATGACGCCTACGCCGACTCGATCGGCACGATTCGTCTGCTGCTCGGGGACGGCCTCGAACGGCAGGGCGATCTGGAGGGGGCATGGCGTCAGTACGAGCAGGTGGCGGCGGCGCTGGAACGCACGCGGTGGTCGGCCGAGGCGTACTTCAACATGGCCGAGATCAAGCAGTACAAGCACAATGATCTGGGGTCCGCCCAGGCCTACTACGACAAGGTCCGCGAAGAGTACGCCTCCGGCGACCTGTCGGCGCTGGCGCTGACACGCTCGGCCAACATCACCAAACTGGCGCAATTCCGTAAGTCGCTCGGACGCGGCGAATTGACCAGCAGCGCATCGCGGGACAGCGCTCAATCCTATGACCCCGAGAATCTACCGCGCCTGGAGCGGCTGT
Coding sequences within:
- a CDS encoding ERCC4 domain-containing protein gives rise to the protein MAETLSAASPVAQQLSERGVQVTPANLPAGTYAVSGACVIQHLSRAEFTRWIADKTIFRRITELKRAVSEPVLIVEGVENGERTVSTAALRGALAFVAVHNRVPVLFASDPKDSADLIYAMVNQLQNGMGVTLDTVPAAPSVLTVPAQDSAEHDESDNGNGNGNGSGAGASDVSSAAEQIVRMIPEIGPVTARAMLKRFGSLRGVFAANAQDLTKVDGIGPKRAKKIAAFFSRREVR
- a CDS encoding asparagine synthetase B; amino-acid sequence: MDNSQANHLKAYGVAFHCLTRGIKVEWLLNYRGGSFLANVYREILDTCDVRGVTYQLIDAGQEADIRATIEQENMESVILEKAPRIAIYVPPTNDPWDDAVTLVLNYAQIDYDKLWDEEVLRGDLDHYDWLHLHHEDFTGQYGKFFGSYRNELWYRQDVQLCEETAQRLGFRRVSDCKKAVALAIKDYVSRGGFLFAMCSAPETLDIALAAAETDIVPEQFDGDPPDPDCQQRLDYSRCMAFTDFTVSLDAFEYSHSDIDTSPDRIASRLGPEGDIFTLFEFSAKLDPVPTMLVQCHQDAVSGFMGQTTAFRKSLVKKYVTLLGEAEGQNEIRYLHGNLDKGTFTFLGGHDPEDYQHLIYDPPTELALHKNSGGYRLILNNVLFPAARKKERKT
- a CDS encoding NAD-dependent deacylase, with the translated sequence MSGITPSPELVDRLRRARLVTVVTGAGASAESGIPTFRGPGGLWREFRAEDLATAEAFERNPKLVWEWYMWRREIVDRASPNPGHYALAALEAASDDFTVVTQNVDGLHARAGTQNLIEIHGNIMRSRCHACGAPAGNAGLDADGQLPMCGCGGLVRPAVVWFGELLPPGALQRAGQTARRAEIFLSVGTSSAVFPAAGLADIAQQAGAYLVEINPEATERSDGFDEVLRGPSGVILPLICRALGLNIAPPCPVTH